A single genomic interval of Nocardioides nitrophenolicus harbors:
- a CDS encoding SDR family oxidoreductase, whose protein sequence is MSRLLEGRVAIVTGAGRGIGRAHALELARHGAQVVVNDFGVSAAGEGTDESPAHQVVAEIEAMGGAAVVNGADVADFAAAEAMVRQAIDTFGGLDILVNNAGFLRDRMLINTSEEEWDAVIRVHLKGHFAPLRHAGAYWRAEAKEGRQRAARVINTSSGAGLQGSLGQTTYSAAKAGIAGMTLVAAVELGRYGVTVNAIAPVAKTRMTEGAFDTSAMALPEDNSPVVAWLASEEAGDVTGRVIEIDGSVITVENGWSHGPARDNGARWEAEKVGVALRDLLAEAPTPEPVYGTA, encoded by the coding sequence GTGAGCAGGTTGCTGGAAGGCCGGGTCGCGATCGTGACCGGTGCCGGACGAGGAATCGGACGCGCCCACGCGCTGGAGCTGGCGCGCCATGGCGCGCAGGTCGTCGTCAACGACTTCGGCGTGTCCGCCGCCGGCGAGGGCACCGACGAGTCGCCCGCGCACCAGGTCGTCGCCGAGATCGAGGCGATGGGCGGAGCAGCAGTGGTCAACGGTGCCGACGTCGCCGACTTCGCCGCCGCCGAGGCCATGGTCCGACAGGCGATCGACACCTTCGGCGGGCTCGACATCCTCGTCAACAACGCCGGGTTCCTGCGCGACCGGATGCTGATCAACACCAGCGAGGAGGAGTGGGACGCCGTCATCCGGGTCCACCTCAAAGGCCACTTCGCCCCGCTCCGGCACGCCGGCGCGTACTGGCGCGCCGAGGCCAAGGAGGGCCGCCAGCGCGCGGCCCGGGTGATCAACACCTCCTCCGGCGCCGGCCTCCAGGGTTCACTCGGCCAGACGACGTACTCCGCCGCGAAGGCGGGCATCGCCGGCATGACCCTGGTCGCGGCCGTCGAGCTGGGCCGGTACGGCGTCACCGTCAACGCGATCGCGCCGGTCGCCAAGACCCGGATGACCGAGGGCGCGTTCGACACCTCGGCCATGGCGCTGCCCGAGGACAACTCGCCCGTCGTGGCCTGGCTCGCCTCCGAGGAGGCCGGCGACGTCACCGGCCGGGTGATCGAGATCGACGGATCGGTCATCACCGTCGAGAACGGGTGGTCGCACGGCCCCGCGCGCGACAACGGCGCCCGGTGGGAGGCCGAGAAGGTCGGTGTCGCCCTGCGTGACCTGCTCGCCGAGGCGCCGACCCCGGAGCCGGTGTACGGGACTGCCTGA
- a CDS encoding DNA polymerase Y family protein — MRTMVLWCPDWSVTAGLLELADSGAEQGVALDAAAPAVVLANNKVVVCNAAARAEGVRRGHRRRDAQARCPEVVLLDANPDRDARWFEPVLTAVETVRPGVAPLRPGLLAVPAPGRYFARRGAGGAIDGEEAAAAVLAEHLVQAGVWDSRFGAADDLYTAERAAREAPPQACLSIAPGSSAEFLRGLPVTVLADDGPEGAELADLLRRLGLVLLADFARLTASEVANRFGGYGADVWRRVQGREVTRLASRTPPPELACEIAFEPPLDSAEAVTFSVRTTAERFVAGLADRQLVATSVRIEAEFEDGVSARTWLHPRCFSSRDLVDRVHWQLQAGMASSGLRSRKGTGETITSAVTLVRFLPDVVEPAGDHADGLWGGGAEEQVVRGVARVQAMVGYDAVRVPVLQGGRGAADRQALVPWGERPVGLRPVERPWPGRIPGPAPSRVFAAPLEAEVVDEVGVAVAVTARGLVTGEPWRLRIGRRWCPVASWAGPWPVDEGWWLAPGSAGSGSGAEAGRAARFQLVGVDGRAWLMCWRSPGSWEVEAAYD; from the coding sequence ATGCGGACGATGGTGCTCTGGTGCCCCGACTGGTCGGTCACGGCTGGCCTGCTCGAGCTGGCGGACTCCGGCGCCGAGCAGGGGGTGGCGCTGGATGCCGCGGCGCCGGCCGTCGTCCTGGCCAACAACAAGGTGGTGGTGTGCAATGCCGCCGCCCGCGCCGAGGGCGTACGCCGGGGGCACCGGCGCCGCGACGCCCAGGCGCGTTGTCCCGAGGTGGTCCTGCTCGACGCCAACCCCGACCGCGACGCCCGGTGGTTCGAGCCGGTCCTGACGGCGGTGGAGACGGTGCGGCCGGGGGTGGCGCCGTTGCGGCCCGGGCTGCTCGCGGTCCCGGCGCCAGGACGCTACTTCGCCCGCCGTGGGGCCGGTGGCGCGATCGACGGCGAGGAGGCCGCGGCGGCGGTCCTCGCCGAGCATCTCGTCCAGGCCGGGGTGTGGGACAGCCGGTTCGGCGCGGCCGACGACCTCTACACCGCCGAGCGGGCCGCGCGGGAGGCGCCGCCTCAGGCATGTCTCTCGATCGCGCCGGGGTCCTCGGCGGAGTTCCTCCGCGGCCTGCCCGTCACGGTCCTCGCCGACGACGGGCCCGAGGGCGCCGAGCTCGCCGACCTGCTGCGCCGGCTCGGCCTGGTGCTGCTCGCCGACTTCGCCCGGCTCACGGCGAGCGAGGTCGCCAACCGGTTCGGCGGCTACGGCGCCGACGTGTGGCGGCGGGTCCAGGGGCGGGAGGTGACCCGGCTCGCCTCCCGCACTCCTCCTCCCGAGCTCGCCTGCGAGATCGCCTTCGAGCCGCCCCTCGACTCCGCCGAGGCGGTCACGTTCAGCGTCCGCACCACCGCCGAGCGCTTCGTCGCCGGACTGGCCGACCGGCAGCTGGTGGCGACCTCGGTGCGGATCGAGGCGGAGTTCGAGGACGGGGTCTCCGCGCGGACCTGGCTCCATCCCCGCTGCTTCAGCTCCCGCGACCTCGTCGACCGGGTGCACTGGCAGCTCCAGGCCGGGATGGCGTCCTCGGGGCTGCGCAGCCGCAAGGGCACCGGCGAGACGATCACCTCCGCGGTCACCCTGGTCCGCTTCCTGCCCGATGTCGTCGAGCCGGCCGGCGACCATGCCGACGGGCTGTGGGGCGGGGGTGCCGAGGAGCAGGTCGTCCGCGGCGTCGCCCGGGTCCAGGCGATGGTCGGGTACGACGCCGTCCGGGTCCCCGTGCTCCAGGGTGGGCGCGGCGCCGCGGACCGTCAGGCGCTGGTGCCGTGGGGGGAGCGGCCGGTCGGCCTGCGTCCGGTCGAGCGCCCCTGGCCCGGCCGGATCCCCGGCCCCGCCCCGAGCCGGGTCTTCGCCGCCCCGCTCGAGGCCGAGGTGGTCGACGAGGTCGGGGTCGCCGTGGCCGTCACCGCGCGCGGGCTGGTGACCGGCGAGCCGTGGCGGCTGCGGATCGGCCGGCGCTGGTGCCCCGTCGCCTCCTGGGCCGGGCCGTGGCCGGTCGACGAGGGCTGGTGGCTGGCGCCGGGCTCAGCCGGCTCGGGCTCGGGCGCCGAGGCGGGCCGGGCGGCCCGGTTCCAGCTGGTCGGCGTGGACGGCCGGGCCTGGCTGATGTGCTGGCGCTCGCCCGGCAGCTGGGAGGTGGAGGCGGCCTATGACTGA
- a CDS encoding ATP-binding protein has translation MTDIDALELLAEAPAPALRLLATAIDREFERREQTEPTPYEHAAAWLGVAVPDLVVLREAPEHPVAHAVGHWLFEARARWSAEHVGASPSRPARSETVPGARGDVRAFSSVTMSLPAGTLAGVPVVVRLASDRFGTELELIGRPRDADGLPDLLDGLLRRCRTTGSPYRQGTYRLSAGNRGLVLERWTPPAASRDLLKLDAAVWHTVDRGVHRVLELAPDLAARGLGTSTGLLLVGPPGTGKTQLGTVIARELHGTTTVLVPDTYVTEHFLTELFDLAADLSPSLILMDDLDLIAGERGQTNPHRLREFLNVMDGGLADRSGVVVVASTNDHRKIDKAARRSSRFDTVIRMEPPGVEGRLAILRRYLAWCDAPLDLTAVARATEGATGADLKELVRATVLETRDAVTTAALLSQAGEGGWRPSAPAAGDYL, from the coding sequence ATGACCGACATCGACGCCCTCGAGCTCCTCGCCGAGGCGCCCGCCCCCGCCCTGCGGCTGCTCGCCACCGCGATCGACCGCGAGTTCGAGCGCCGCGAGCAGACCGAGCCGACTCCCTACGAGCATGCCGCCGCCTGGCTCGGTGTCGCGGTCCCCGACCTGGTCGTGCTGAGGGAGGCGCCGGAGCACCCCGTCGCCCACGCCGTCGGACACTGGCTGTTCGAGGCGCGGGCACGCTGGAGCGCCGAGCATGTCGGCGCGTCGCCGTCCCGGCCCGCGCGGTCCGAGACGGTCCCGGGTGCACGCGGCGACGTGCGGGCCTTCAGCTCGGTCACCATGTCGCTGCCGGCCGGCACGCTCGCCGGCGTCCCCGTCGTGGTCCGGCTGGCATCCGACCGGTTCGGCACCGAGCTCGAGCTGATCGGCCGTCCTCGGGACGCGGACGGGCTGCCCGACCTGCTCGACGGGCTCCTGCGTCGCTGCCGCACCACCGGCTCGCCGTACCGCCAGGGCACCTATCGGCTGAGCGCCGGCAACCGGGGGCTGGTCCTCGAGCGCTGGACTCCCCCGGCCGCGTCGCGCGACCTGCTCAAGCTCGACGCCGCCGTGTGGCACACCGTGGACCGCGGCGTGCACCGGGTGCTGGAGCTCGCCCCCGACCTCGCCGCCCGCGGCCTCGGCACCAGCACCGGGCTGCTGCTCGTCGGACCTCCCGGCACCGGCAAGACCCAGCTCGGCACGGTGATCGCCCGCGAGCTGCACGGGACGACGACCGTCCTGGTGCCCGACACCTACGTCACCGAGCACTTCCTCACCGAGCTCTTCGACCTCGCCGCGGACCTGTCGCCCAGCCTGATCCTGATGGACGACCTCGACCTGATCGCCGGCGAGCGCGGCCAGACCAACCCGCACCGGCTGCGGGAGTTCCTCAACGTGATGGACGGCGGCCTCGCCGACCGCAGCGGCGTCGTGGTCGTCGCGTCCACGAACGACCACCGGAAGATCGACAAGGCGGCCCGCCGCTCGTCCCGCTTCGACACGGTCATCCGGATGGAGCCGCCGGGCGTCGAGGGCCGGCTCGCGATCCTCCGGCGCTATCTCGCCTGGTGCGACGCCCCGCTCGACCTGACGGCGGTGGCGCGGGCCACCGAGGGCGCGACCGGCGCGGACCTGAAGGAGCTGGTCCGGGCCACGGTGCTCGAGACCCGGGACGCGGTGACCACTGCCGCGCTGCTCTCCCAGGCGGGCGAGGGCGGGTGGCGTCCGTCGGCACCGGCGGCCGGCGACTACCTGTGA
- a CDS encoding 2-phosphosulfolactate phosphatase — MAHPPPRRPAPAHHQARHRIRLEWGPTGGAAVVEGADIAVVVDVLSFTTSLSVAVSRGTLVHPFAWRDERAQQYADQRDAVLAVGRLEARLLAEPAPSLSPAHLLAGPQVARLVLPSPNGSTICSALRAGAPDLLVVGAALRNRSAVARWLVHRIEEGASVAVVPAGERWPDDSLRPAVEDLWGAGAVLDALPASLAGLLAPEARHALAAYRAVAGTLSGALDECASGQELIDLGFGADVVVAADLDADDVVPVLTGDGFAPAERY, encoded by the coding sequence ATGGCCCACCCTCCCCCTCGTCGACCGGCCCCCGCGCACCACCAGGCGCGCCACCGGATCCGGCTGGAATGGGGACCGACCGGCGGCGCCGCGGTCGTCGAGGGAGCCGACATCGCGGTCGTGGTGGACGTGCTCTCCTTCACCACGAGCCTGTCGGTCGCCGTCTCCCGCGGCACCCTGGTCCATCCCTTCGCGTGGAGGGACGAGCGCGCCCAGCAGTACGCCGACCAACGCGACGCCGTCCTCGCCGTCGGCCGGCTGGAGGCGCGCCTGCTCGCCGAGCCGGCCCCGAGCCTGTCGCCGGCGCACCTCCTCGCCGGACCACAGGTCGCGCGGCTGGTGCTCCCCTCGCCCAACGGCTCCACGATCTGCTCGGCGCTGCGCGCCGGCGCCCCGGACCTCCTGGTCGTCGGCGCGGCGCTGCGCAACCGCTCCGCGGTCGCCCGGTGGCTCGTGCACCGCATCGAGGAGGGAGCGAGCGTCGCCGTCGTCCCCGCCGGCGAGCGCTGGCCGGACGACTCGCTGCGTCCCGCGGTCGAGGACCTGTGGGGCGCCGGCGCCGTCCTCGACGCACTGCCGGCCTCGCTGGCCGGTCTCCTCGCGCCGGAGGCGAGGCACGCCCTGGCGGCGTACCGGGCGGTGGCCGGCACGCTGTCCGGCGCCCTCGACGAGTGCGCGAGCGGGCAGGAGCTGATCGACCTCGGCTTCGGCGCGGACGTGGTGGTCGCCGCGGACCTGGACGCCGACGACGTCGTACCGGTGCTCACCGGCGACGGGTTCGCCCCCGCCGAGCGCTACTAG
- a CDS encoding phospholipase D-like domain-containing protein produces MATAVAVLLTAGLLVAGPGRTEAAATKRAPDPARVVTPGIVFNHPFRSTKKKTRIQRKIISTVKNVPAGETIRLMTWNFDSPKLTKVFVNAHKRGVSVQIIMARGLAKSQGPGRSYPTLRKALAKGNADRPKPLRSWIRTCASTCRGKGGAMHSKLMLVSRSGATSWIAMQGSGNFTGAAAVQQFNDWTTITENQPLYDGWMTMWKQAKKDKNTKPLRFTVPSTTTPGSTITSIFAPHKKKVDPALKVLNQVQCTGASNVPGGRTKVRIANAVWGDQRGVKVARKVRALANAGCDVRIVFMMMPLKIRNILRGLPAKQMVYITGATANKFKDRYVHLKGLSVQGNVGGRADGNVVLSSSENWTQLGWHSDEQNVIFWDDAALAAKYADQVDLIYRQAPRSINNYVNSADPNGRIVPGTEFLAPKDYPFHELELG; encoded by the coding sequence GTGGCGACGGCGGTCGCGGTCCTGCTCACGGCCGGGCTGCTGGTGGCCGGGCCGGGACGGACCGAGGCGGCCGCGACGAAGCGGGCGCCCGACCCGGCGCGCGTGGTGACCCCGGGGATCGTGTTCAACCACCCCTTCCGCAGCACCAAGAAGAAGACCCGGATCCAGCGCAAGATCATCAGCACCGTCAAGAACGTCCCGGCGGGGGAGACGATCCGGCTGATGACCTGGAACTTCGACTCGCCGAAGCTGACGAAGGTCTTCGTCAACGCCCACAAGCGCGGCGTGTCGGTGCAGATCATCATGGCGCGGGGGCTGGCGAAGTCGCAGGGGCCCGGTCGCTCGTACCCGACGCTGCGCAAGGCCCTGGCGAAGGGCAATGCGGACCGTCCCAAGCCGCTGCGGAGCTGGATCCGAACCTGCGCCTCGACCTGCCGGGGCAAGGGCGGCGCGATGCACTCCAAGCTGATGCTGGTCAGCCGCTCCGGCGCGACGAGCTGGATCGCGATGCAGGGCTCGGGCAACTTCACCGGTGCCGCGGCGGTGCAGCAGTTCAACGACTGGACCACCATCACCGAGAACCAGCCGCTCTACGACGGCTGGATGACGATGTGGAAGCAGGCGAAGAAGGACAAGAACACCAAGCCGCTGCGATTCACCGTGCCGAGCACCACGACCCCGGGCTCGACCATCACCTCGATCTTCGCGCCGCACAAGAAGAAGGTCGACCCGGCGCTGAAGGTGCTCAACCAGGTCCAGTGCACGGGCGCGAGCAACGTCCCGGGCGGACGGACCAAGGTGCGCATCGCCAACGCCGTGTGGGGCGACCAGCGCGGCGTGAAGGTCGCCCGCAAGGTGCGTGCCCTCGCCAACGCGGGCTGCGACGTACGCATCGTCTTCATGATGATGCCGCTCAAGATCCGCAACATCCTGCGCGGGCTGCCGGCGAAGCAGATGGTCTACATCACCGGCGCGACGGCCAACAAGTTCAAGGACCGCTATGTCCACCTCAAGGGCCTGTCGGTGCAGGGCAACGTGGGTGGCCGGGCCGACGGCAACGTGGTGCTGTCGAGCAGCGAGAACTGGACCCAGCTGGGCTGGCACTCCGACGAGCAGAACGTGATCTTCTGGGACGACGCCGCCCTGGCGGCGAAGTACGCCGACCAGGTGGATCTGATCTACCGGCAGGCGCCGCGCAGCATCAACAACTACGTCAACTCCGCCGACCCGAACGGCCGGATCGTGCCGGGGACCGAGTTCCTCGCGCCGAAGGACTACCCGTTCCACGAGCTCGAGCTCGGCTGA
- a CDS encoding nuclear transport factor 2 family protein, giving the protein MDLVAIEEIKRLKHRYFRTLDLKLWDEYADCLAADVSARYGTQAMGEPLHFDSRDAVVAYMAENLGPGIITVHIANHPEIDVDGDTATGSWAFEDTVIVPDLKVRIRGGGYYVDSYRRDPDGAWRIASTRYERIYEALTSLDDLPSFRLIANRWDAALEH; this is encoded by the coding sequence ATGGACCTTGTCGCGATCGAGGAGATCAAGCGCCTCAAGCACCGCTACTTCCGCACCCTCGACCTCAAGCTGTGGGACGAGTACGCGGACTGCCTGGCCGCCGACGTCAGTGCGCGCTACGGCACCCAGGCGATGGGCGAGCCGCTGCACTTCGACAGCCGCGACGCGGTCGTGGCCTACATGGCCGAGAACCTCGGGCCCGGGATCATCACCGTCCACATCGCCAACCACCCCGAGATCGACGTCGACGGCGACACCGCGACCGGTTCGTGGGCGTTCGAGGACACCGTGATCGTGCCCGACCTCAAGGTCCGGATCCGGGGCGGGGGCTACTACGTCGACAGCTACCGCCGCGACCCCGACGGCGCCTGGCGGATCGCCTCGACGCGCTACGAGCGCATCTACGAGGCGCTGACCTCGCTCGACGACCTCCCCAGCTTCAGGCTGATCGCCAACCGGTGGGACGCCGCGCTCGAGCACTGA
- a CDS encoding TraR/DksA family transcriptional regulator — MDDARTLLLAERDEAVRRLAGLTGSFAEVVAASRDTNADDEHDPEGATIAFERSQLATLVAQVRHRLAEIDAALARLDSGGYGRCEACGRPIAAARLEARPTARTCVGCAPPTLAR; from the coding sequence GTGGACGACGCGCGGACCCTGCTGCTGGCCGAGCGCGACGAGGCGGTACGCCGGCTGGCCGGCCTCACCGGCAGCTTCGCCGAGGTGGTCGCCGCCTCGCGCGACACCAACGCCGACGACGAGCACGACCCCGAGGGCGCGACGATCGCGTTCGAGCGCTCCCAGCTGGCGACCCTGGTGGCCCAGGTGCGCCACCGGCTGGCCGAGATCGACGCGGCCCTCGCCCGGCTGGACTCCGGCGGCTACGGCCGGTGCGAGGCCTGCGGGCGGCCGATCGCCGCGGCCCGGCTCGAGGCGCGGCCCACCGCCCGCACCTGCGTCGGGTGTGCCCCGCCTACGCTGGCCCGGTGA
- the arr gene encoding NAD(+)--rifampin ADP-ribosyltransferase — protein sequence MCPAYAGPVSDVLDEGPFFHGTKADLRVGDLLTAGFRSNYRPEVVMNHVYFTALPDGAGLAAELAPGDAEPRVYAVEPTGPFENDPNVTDKKFPGNPTRSYRSRDPLRVVGEVHDWTRLTPEALATWRERLAELRESERGEIIN from the coding sequence GTGTGCCCCGCCTACGCTGGCCCGGTGAGCGACGTACTCGACGAGGGGCCGTTCTTCCATGGCACCAAGGCCGATCTGCGGGTCGGCGACCTGCTGACCGCGGGCTTCCGGTCCAACTACCGGCCCGAGGTCGTGATGAACCACGTCTACTTCACCGCCCTCCCCGACGGTGCCGGCCTGGCGGCCGAGCTCGCGCCGGGGGACGCCGAGCCGCGGGTGTACGCCGTCGAGCCGACCGGGCCCTTCGAGAACGATCCCAATGTCACCGACAAGAAGTTCCCGGGCAACCCCACGCGCTCCTACCGCAGCCGGGACCCGCTCCGCGTCGTCGGCGAGGTCCACGACTGGACCCGGCTGACGCCGGAGGCGCTGGCGACCTGGCGGGAGCGATTGGCGGAGCTGCGGGAGAGCGAGCGCGGCGAGATCATCAACTGA
- a CDS encoding error-prone DNA polymerase, with product MGWNNPPVPWHELERRLSGRAPALEAPVSRRKRPRVEPDQVVRPAASTPYAELHCHSHFSFLDGASSPVELVKEAVRLGLDGLALTDHDGFAGAPLFAEAGADYELRTVYGAELTLGVHRSQNGIPDPEGSHLLVLARGVEGYHRLSGAITEAGLRAPEKGSPAHDLDELAERGRGHWVVLTGCRKGPVRQALAAAGPAAAAAVLDELTDRFGHEHVVVELTASDQPGGEEDNDLLARLADDRRLPVLATGNVHFAVPERRRLAAAMAAVRARRSIAELDGWLDLSGGAHLRSGAEMLRRFAHRPDAVHRSVVLSRELAFDLRKASPRLPKQGIPEGSTPAEHLRFLLERGFAERYAHLPHANAARQRVEAEMRVILEKDFAGYFIIVHDIVEFARKKKILCQGRGSAASSAVCYALGITAIDSVLYDLPFERFISQHREEEPDIDVDFDSDRREEVIQWVYDTYGRRNAAQVCNVISYRPRMAVRDAAKALGYSPGQQDAWSKQVDSWGSEVERDLGIPDHVVSLAEELIGAPRHLGIHSGGMVLTERPIGEVCPIEKARMEKRTVLQWDKDGCESMGLVKFDLLGLGMLGALDHMIRLVAEHLGQEWTLATLPKEEPAVYEMLGRADSIGVFQVESRAQIGTLPRLKPNRFYELAIEIALIRPGPIQGGAVHPYIRRKTGRDEVSYPHPLLEPILERTLGVPLFQEQLMQMAVALGDCTPDDADLLRRAMGSKRGIERIEKVKDKLYAGMARKGITGDAADAIYVQVLSFAGFGFAESHALSFALLVYASSWFKLHYPAAFLAGLLRNQPMGFYSPQSLVADARRHGVVVLPPDLARSGVQAGLEPCEPTGDDPLRHDGALAVRLGLDAVKGIGAEVATRIVAARGEAPYADIRDLSRRAGLIPAQLEALATAGALDGFGLDRRQALWMAGYAEDGAQLPGSTPAPAPPTLPEMTPLEVTLADLWATRISTDVHPIQHFRETLSAAGIKAVGDLPTTEAGRRVHVAGLVTHRQRPGTAGGITFLNLEDETGMLNVVCSPGVMRAHRQAARNRVAVVIRGLVERQDGVTNLVADRVEPLDVVLPGTGDALQARQSSRDFR from the coding sequence ATGGGCTGGAACAACCCACCGGTCCCGTGGCACGAGCTCGAGCGGCGGCTGTCGGGGCGCGCGCCCGCGCTCGAGGCGCCGGTGTCGCGCCGCAAGCGCCCTCGGGTCGAGCCGGACCAGGTCGTCCGGCCGGCCGCGTCGACGCCGTACGCCGAGCTCCACTGTCACAGCCACTTCAGCTTCCTCGACGGCGCCAGCTCGCCGGTCGAGCTGGTCAAGGAGGCGGTCCGGCTGGGCCTCGACGGGCTCGCGCTGACCGACCACGACGGGTTCGCGGGGGCGCCGCTGTTCGCTGAGGCCGGGGCCGACTACGAGCTGCGGACGGTCTACGGCGCCGAGCTGACCCTCGGCGTCCACCGCTCCCAGAACGGCATCCCGGACCCGGAGGGCAGCCACCTGCTGGTGCTGGCCCGTGGCGTGGAGGGCTACCACCGGCTGTCGGGGGCGATCACCGAGGCGGGACTGCGGGCGCCGGAGAAGGGCAGCCCCGCCCACGACCTCGACGAGCTCGCCGAGCGGGGGCGCGGGCACTGGGTGGTGCTGACCGGATGTCGCAAGGGCCCGGTCCGCCAGGCCCTCGCCGCGGCGGGCCCCGCGGCGGCGGCCGCGGTGCTCGACGAGCTGACCGACCGGTTCGGACACGAGCACGTCGTGGTGGAGCTGACCGCCAGCGACCAGCCGGGCGGCGAGGAGGACAACGACCTGCTGGCCCGGCTCGCCGACGACCGCCGACTGCCGGTCCTGGCCACGGGCAACGTCCACTTCGCGGTCCCCGAGCGGCGGCGACTGGCCGCGGCGATGGCCGCGGTGCGGGCGCGGCGCAGCATCGCCGAGCTCGACGGCTGGCTGGACCTGTCCGGCGGTGCCCACCTGCGCAGCGGCGCCGAGATGCTGCGGCGGTTCGCGCACCGGCCGGACGCCGTCCACCGCTCCGTCGTCCTGTCCCGCGAGCTGGCCTTCGACCTGCGCAAGGCCTCGCCGCGGCTGCCGAAGCAGGGCATCCCCGAGGGCAGCACCCCGGCCGAGCACCTCCGGTTCCTGCTGGAGCGGGGCTTCGCCGAGCGGTACGCCCACCTGCCCCACGCGAACGCGGCCCGCCAGCGGGTGGAGGCGGAGATGCGGGTGATCCTCGAGAAGGACTTCGCCGGCTACTTCATCATCGTCCACGACATCGTGGAGTTCGCCCGGAAGAAGAAGATCCTGTGCCAGGGGCGGGGATCGGCGGCGAGCAGCGCGGTCTGCTACGCCCTGGGGATCACCGCCATCGACTCGGTGCTCTACGACCTGCCCTTCGAGCGGTTCATTTCCCAGCACCGCGAGGAGGAGCCCGACATCGACGTCGACTTCGACTCCGACCGGCGCGAGGAGGTGATCCAGTGGGTCTACGACACCTACGGCCGCCGCAACGCCGCGCAGGTCTGCAACGTGATCAGCTACCGGCCGCGGATGGCGGTGCGCGACGCCGCGAAGGCGCTCGGCTACTCGCCGGGTCAGCAGGACGCCTGGTCCAAGCAGGTCGACAGCTGGGGGAGCGAGGTCGAGCGGGACCTCGGCATCCCCGACCACGTCGTGTCCCTCGCCGAGGAGCTGATCGGCGCGCCCCGCCACCTCGGCATCCACTCCGGCGGCATGGTCCTCACCGAGCGCCCGATCGGCGAAGTGTGCCCGATCGAGAAGGCGCGGATGGAGAAGCGGACCGTGCTGCAGTGGGACAAGGACGGCTGCGAGTCGATGGGACTGGTGAAGTTCGACCTGCTCGGTCTCGGGATGCTCGGCGCCCTCGACCACATGATCCGCCTGGTCGCCGAGCACCTCGGCCAGGAGTGGACGCTCGCGACACTGCCCAAGGAGGAGCCGGCGGTCTACGAGATGCTCGGGCGGGCCGACTCGATCGGCGTCTTCCAGGTCGAGTCCCGGGCCCAGATCGGCACCCTGCCGCGGCTCAAGCCGAACCGCTTCTACGAGCTCGCCATCGAGATCGCGCTGATCCGCCCCGGCCCGATCCAGGGCGGCGCGGTCCACCCCTACATCCGCCGCAAGACCGGCCGCGACGAGGTGAGCTATCCCCATCCGCTGCTGGAGCCGATCCTCGAGCGCACGCTCGGCGTACCCCTGTTCCAGGAGCAGCTCATGCAGATGGCGGTCGCGCTCGGCGACTGCACGCCCGACGACGCCGACCTGCTGCGCCGGGCGATGGGCTCCAAGCGCGGCATCGAGCGGATCGAGAAGGTCAAGGACAAGCTGTACGCCGGCATGGCCCGCAAGGGCATCACCGGTGACGCGGCCGACGCGATCTACGTCCAGGTGCTGTCCTTCGCCGGCTTCGGCTTCGCCGAGTCCCATGCCCTCAGCTTCGCGCTGCTCGTCTACGCCTCGTCCTGGTTCAAGCTCCACTATCCGGCGGCCTTCCTGGCCGGGCTGCTGCGCAACCAGCCGATGGGCTTCTATTCCCCCCAGTCCCTGGTCGCCGACGCCCGCCGCCACGGCGTCGTCGTCCTGCCTCCGGACCTGGCGCGCTCCGGCGTCCAGGCCGGGCTGGAGCCGTGCGAGCCGACCGGCGACGACCCGCTGCGCCACGACGGCGCGCTGGCGGTGCGCCTGGGACTGGACGCGGTCAAGGGGATCGGCGCCGAGGTCGCGACCCGGATCGTGGCGGCTCGCGGCGAGGCACCGTACGCCGACATCCGCGACCTGTCCCGCCGCGCCGGGCTGATCCCCGCCCAGCTCGAGGCGCTCGCCACCGCCGGCGCGCTCGACGGCTTCGGGCTCGACCGGCGCCAGGCGCTGTGGATGGCCGGGTACGCCGAGGACGGCGCCCAGCTGCCCGGCAGCACCCCCGCGCCGGCCCCGCCGACCCTGCCGGAGATGACGCCGCTGGAGGTGACCCTCGCCGACCTGTGGGCAACGCGGATCTCGACCGACGTCCACCCCATCCAGCACTTCCGCGAGACCCTGAGCGCCGCCGGCATCAAGGCGGTGGGGGACCTGCCGACCACCGAGGCGGGCCGCCGGGTCCACGTCGCGGGCCTGGTCACGCACCGCCAACGCCCGGGCACGGCCGGGGGGATCACCTTCCTCAACCTCGAGGACGAGACCGGCATGCTCAACGTGGTCTGCTCGCCGGGCGTGATGCGCGCCCACCGGCAGGCCGCGCGCAACCGGGTCGCCGTGGTGATCCGCGGTCTGGTCGAGCGTCAGGACGGTGTCACCAACCTGGTCGCCGACCGGGTCGAGCCGCTCGACGTCGTCCTGCCCGGCACGGGCGACGCGCTGCAGGCGCGGCAGTCGTCGCGGGACTTCCGGTGA